A genomic region of Vitis vinifera cultivar Pinot Noir 40024 chromosome 7, ASM3070453v1 contains the following coding sequences:
- the LOC132254014 gene encoding G-type lectin S-receptor-like serine/threonine-protein kinase CES101, with amino-acid sequence MGQGFGFFFFILSCVCLGGPCFCSAHTDSIKPGEGLQFSKLLVSAQGTFTLGFFILDTRSYLGIWYTSDVNNKKVWVANRDNPISGTNANLMLDGNGTLMIIHSGGDPIVLNSNQASRNSIATLLDSGNFVVSALNSDGSVKQTLWESFDDPTDTLLPGMKLGINLKTGKNWSLASWINELMG; translated from the coding sequence ATGGGTCAGGGGTtcggttttttcttctttatcttgTCATGTGTCTGTTTGGGAGGGCCTTGCTTTTGTAGTGCACACACAGACAGCATCAAACCTGGGGAAGGGCTTCAATTCTCGAAGCTACTGGTTTCGGCACAAGGGACTTTCACACTGGGGTTCTTTATCTTGGACACCCGCAGTTATTTAGGAATCTGGTACACAAGTGATGTTAACAACAAGAAAGTTTGGGTTGCTAACAGAGACAACCCTATATCTGGCACCAACGCAAATCTCATGCTGGATGGCAATGGAACATTGATGATCATTCACAGTGGGGGTGATCCAATTGTCTTGAATTCCAATCAAGCATCCAGAAACTCCATAGCTACCTTGCTTGATTCTGGAAATTTTGTTGTGTCAGCGTTAAATTCAGATGGATCTGTGAAGCAGACACTATGGGAAAGTTTCGATGATCCTACAGACACGCTCCTGCCTGGGATGAAACTAGGCATCAACTTGAAAACCGGGAAAAACTGGTCACTTGCTTCGTGGATAAACGAACTGATGGGATAA
- the LOC100853192 gene encoding uncharacterized protein LOC100853192 isoform X1 — protein MDEVRSSNQVLIDEMDSSNPVNVFGSISSDQAKQVHPDKNPSDPLAVERSQTYNEEWQRLRRWAATQLHTASFDLYNSGSDIDDFSSHWCPEADHPPSQDLRSVLMMIFPLQRGWI, from the exons ATGGATGAAGTGCGCTCTTCAAATCAAGTTCTCATTGATGAAATGGATTCTTCAAATCCAGTGAATGTATTCGGATCCATATCTTCAGATCAG GCAAAGCAAGTTCATCCTGATAAAAATCCGAGTGACCCTTTGGCAGTTGAACGATCTCAG ACTTATAATGAAGAGTGGCAAAGACTTAGAAGATGGGCTGCAACTCAACTCCACACTGCATCTTTTG ATCTGTATAATTCTGGGAGTGATATTGATGATTTTAGCTCCCATTGGTGCCCTGAGGCAGATCATCCTCCAAGCCAAGACCTTCGAAGTGTTCTCATGATGATCTTCCCATTGCAAAGAGGATGGATTTGA
- the LOC100853192 gene encoding uncharacterized protein LOC100853192 isoform X3, which yields MDEVRSSNQVLIDEMDSSNPVNVFGSISSDQAKQVHPDKNPSDPLAVERSQICIILGVILMILAPIGALRQIILQAKTFEVFS from the exons ATGGATGAAGTGCGCTCTTCAAATCAAGTTCTCATTGATGAAATGGATTCTTCAAATCCAGTGAATGTATTCGGATCCATATCTTCAGATCAG GCAAAGCAAGTTCATCCTGATAAAAATCCGAGTGACCCTTTGGCAGTTGAACGATCTCAG ATCTGTATAATTCTGGGAGTGATATTGATGATTTTAGCTCCCATTGGTGCCCTGAGGCAGATCATCCTCCAAGCCAAGACCTTCGAAGTGTTCTCATGA
- the LOC100853192 gene encoding uncharacterized protein LOC100853192 isoform X2: protein MDEVRSSNQVLIDEMDSSNPVNVFGSISSDQAKQVHPDKNPSDPLAVERSQTYNEEWQRLRRWAATQLHTASFGLICIILGVILMILAPIGALRQIILQAKTFEVFS from the exons ATGGATGAAGTGCGCTCTTCAAATCAAGTTCTCATTGATGAAATGGATTCTTCAAATCCAGTGAATGTATTCGGATCCATATCTTCAGATCAG GCAAAGCAAGTTCATCCTGATAAAAATCCGAGTGACCCTTTGGCAGTTGAACGATCTCAG ACTTATAATGAAGAGTGGCAAAGACTTAGAAGATGGGCTGCAACTCAACTCCACACTGCATCTTTTGGCTTG ATCTGTATAATTCTGGGAGTGATATTGATGATTTTAGCTCCCATTGGTGCCCTGAGGCAGATCATCCTCCAAGCCAAGACCTTCGAAGTGTTCTCATGA